The proteins below come from a single Eucalyptus grandis isolate ANBG69807.140 chromosome 3, ASM1654582v1, whole genome shotgun sequence genomic window:
- the LOC104436114 gene encoding alpha/beta hydrolase domain-containing protein 17B isoform X1 has product MGNVTSNVAAKFAFFPPDPPTYDVLRDEGGKLLFSGVTADKNMDVHLLDTKGGNKIVATFWKHPFARFTLLYSHGNAADLGQMQELFIELRAHLRVNIMSYDYSGYGASSGKPSEFNTYHDIEAVYNCLKSEYGIKQEDLILYGQSVGSGPTLHLAARLQKLRGVVLHSAILSGIRVLYPVKMTFWFDIFKNIDKIRHVNCPVLVIHGTNDDIVDWSHGKRLWELSKEKYDPLWVKGGGHCNLETYPEYIKHLRKYISAMEKISPMRPTKHQLTSNSSMTEVKHNKCLRFGKK; this is encoded by the exons ATGGGAAATGTGACTTCCAATGTGGCCGCGAAGTTCGCGTTTTTCCCGCCAGACCCGCCGACGTACGATGTGCTCAGAGACGAAGGTGGGAAGCTGCTGTTCTCCGGGGTCACGGCCGACAAGAACATGGATGTCCACCTGCTCGACACGAAGGGAGGCAACAAGATCGTCGCCACGTTCTGGAAACACCCTTTTGCCAGATTCACCCTCCTCTATTCCCATGGCAATGCGGCTGATTTGGGTCAGATGCAGGAGCTCTTCATTGAGCTCAGAGCTCACCTCCGTGTTAATATTATgag TTATGATTATTCAGGTTATGGCGCCTCCTCTGGAAAG CCATCGGAATTCAACACTTACCACGACATAGAGGCTGTTTACAATTGCCTGAAGAGTGAATACGGGATTAAACAGGAGGATCTCATCCTATATGGCCAATCTGTGGGAAGTGGGCCTACACTGCACTTAGCTGCTCGATTGCAGAAATTGCGAGGCGTTGTTCTTCATAGTGCCATACTTTCAGGCATACGTGTCCTTTATCCTGTCAAGATGACTTTTTGGTTTGACATATTTAAG AATATTGACAAAATACGGCATGTCAACTGTCCAGTTCTAGTCATACAt GGAACAAATGATGATATCGTCGATTGGTCCCACGGAAAACGCTTGTGGgaactttccaaagaaaaatacGACCCTTTATGGGTCAAGGGCGGGGGTCATTGCAACCTCGAGACCTATCCCGAGTACATTAAGCACCTGCGCAAGTACATAAGCGCGATGGAGAAAATTTCGCCCATGAGACCGACAAAGCATCAGCTCACTTCTAATTCCAGCATGACGGAAGTCAAACATAACAAGTGCTTGAGATTTGGAAAGAAGTAG
- the LOC104436114 gene encoding alpha/beta hydrolase domain-containing protein 17B isoform X2, with protein MGNVTSNVAAKFAFFPPDPPTYDVLRDEGGKLLFSGVTADKNMDVHLLDTKGGNKIVATFWKHPFARFTLLYSHGNAADLGQMQELFIELRAHLRVNIMSYDYSGYGASSGKEDLILYGQSVGSGPTLHLAARLQKLRGVVLHSAILSGIRVLYPVKMTFWFDIFKNIDKIRHVNCPVLVIHGTNDDIVDWSHGKRLWELSKEKYDPLWVKGGGHCNLETYPEYIKHLRKYISAMEKISPMRPTKHQLTSNSSMTEVKHNKCLRFGKK; from the exons ATGGGAAATGTGACTTCCAATGTGGCCGCGAAGTTCGCGTTTTTCCCGCCAGACCCGCCGACGTACGATGTGCTCAGAGACGAAGGTGGGAAGCTGCTGTTCTCCGGGGTCACGGCCGACAAGAACATGGATGTCCACCTGCTCGACACGAAGGGAGGCAACAAGATCGTCGCCACGTTCTGGAAACACCCTTTTGCCAGATTCACCCTCCTCTATTCCCATGGCAATGCGGCTGATTTGGGTCAGATGCAGGAGCTCTTCATTGAGCTCAGAGCTCACCTCCGTGTTAATATTATgag TTATGATTATTCAGGTTATGGCGCCTCCTCTGGAAAG GAGGATCTCATCCTATATGGCCAATCTGTGGGAAGTGGGCCTACACTGCACTTAGCTGCTCGATTGCAGAAATTGCGAGGCGTTGTTCTTCATAGTGCCATACTTTCAGGCATACGTGTCCTTTATCCTGTCAAGATGACTTTTTGGTTTGACATATTTAAG AATATTGACAAAATACGGCATGTCAACTGTCCAGTTCTAGTCATACAt GGAACAAATGATGATATCGTCGATTGGTCCCACGGAAAACGCTTGTGGgaactttccaaagaaaaatacGACCCTTTATGGGTCAAGGGCGGGGGTCATTGCAACCTCGAGACCTATCCCGAGTACATTAAGCACCTGCGCAAGTACATAAGCGCGATGGAGAAAATTTCGCCCATGAGACCGACAAAGCATCAGCTCACTTCTAATTCCAGCATGACGGAAGTCAAACATAACAAGTGCTTGAGATTTGGAAAGAAGTAG
- the LOC104436115 gene encoding uncharacterized protein LOC104436115, producing the protein MDQSAQRIYKAAMGAPEDHLVILLAHNGPTGLGSNIDDICGRDWVCGGGDHGDPDLTKAISELKENAKFCLPLVIFGHMHKELAYGNGLRKMIVVGDDGIIYLNGAIVPRVRSLTSELTGNTSLNSDEAPRSDAGSMRAYTTVDISDGRLTKIAECWVSVVGETTKLQEEHVLLSVA; encoded by the exons ATGGATCAAAGTGCTCAGAGAATCTATAAAGCTGCCATGGGTGCTCCAGAGGATCATTTGGTTATATTACTTGCCCATAATGGACCTACAG GTCTTGGATCTAATATTGACGATATATGTGGAAGGGATTGGGTGTGTGGTGGTGGCGACCATGGTGATCCAG ACTTAACTAAAGCCATATCCGAGTTAAAAGAGAATGCCAAGTTCTGTCTACCACTGGTCATATTTGGCCACATGCATAAAGAGCTTGCATACGGTAACGGTCTTAGGAAAATGATAGTGGTGGGCGATGATGGCATTATATATCTTAACGGGGCCATCGTCCCTCGGGTCAGAAGTTTGACTAGTGAGCTGACTGGAAACACAAGTCTCAATAGCGACGAGGCACCACGTTCCGATGCGGGTTCCATGCGAGCTTACACTACTGTTGACATCTCAGATGGAAGACTGACCAAGATTGCAGAATGTTGGGTATCCGTTGTCGGCGAAACAACCAAGCTACAAGAGGAGCACGTACTTTTAAGTGTTGCATAA